A single Vanacampus margaritifer isolate UIUO_Vmar chromosome 14, RoL_Vmar_1.0, whole genome shotgun sequence DNA region contains:
- the LOC144033918 gene encoding splicing regulator ARVCF-like isoform X1 yields MPAQVKEEQSSEGPPALSPSQEAKHVAADPPSAAATNNNNNNDEVDTSVASAMTSTNDSSTEADTPLQADVEELKAVDNEVVQTPDELQHENRHPSDPPVRLEEKPPAEEPIPHTEPSHTPTTTAPQPLLDPQPVNPDNPSRLYALPDGYRAPGGDLRAAYGSLARGSSALHGYWPNPNFQPGAHFTLPFLRDGYTPAGFSKPTGDDGLGDQSDNPADMRNDHPAATYATLGGIHNFRPITTMELLREPSRTRSGYDEAFMAQLEGNLNPFFQAMVRAQTLQFPHKRSSMVSLDSIRRDPRWRDPNLHEVISMLGHPMDPVKSNAAAYLQHLCYENDRIKQEVRQLNGVPMLVDLLDHPKAEVHRKACGALRNISYGKDHNNKMTIKNCDGIQALVRLLRKTGSMEVKELVTGTLWNLSSHEPLKMTVINHGLQTLNEEIIIPHSGWRREAGDPSKRHSAEWTIVFKNTSGCLRNVSSDGAEARQRLRECEGLVDALLHALHSAVVNKDTDNKSVENCVCILRNLSYHVHKEVAGVERLQEPHVTQLMKSVAPHRKKNHEPDCFGGKRPKEEWFSHGLKMLYQPEVVRLYLSLLGCSHNANTLEAAAGALQNLAAGHWTWSSYIRATVRKEKGLPILVELLRSDVDKVVRAVAIALRNLAMDRRNKDLIGSYALRDLVANLPCGQQRPAKNLEGDTVVSLLNTIHEIISDSQENARALIHGHAIQKLVAISRSSQSTRESRAASHVLQTIWAYKDLRNTLNKAGWNKSHFKPTATAVTKKSKSAKQSGDDITLPLMDKSQDVFSSSLEPNDRVEDGIGPVVERDPVAAISERKHFIRAGRPAVGLMDNKPPPLDSWV; encoded by the exons ATGCCTGCACAAGTCAAGGAG GAGCAGAGCTCAGAGGGGCCTCCCGCATTGTCGCCCTCGCAGGAGGCCAAGCACGTGGCGGCGGATCCGCCGTCCGCCGCCgccaccaacaacaacaacaacaacgacgaAGTGGACACGTCGGTCGCTTCCGCCATGACGTCCACCAACGACAGCTCCACCGAGGCTGACACGCCTCTGCAGGCTGACGTCGAG GAGTTGAAAGCGGTCGATAACGAAGTTGTCCAGACGCCAGACGAATTGCAGCACGAGAACCGGCATCCGTCGGACCCGCCGGTCCGACTAGAAGAAAAACCCCCGGCAGAGGAACCGATTCCTCACACCGAACCTTCTCACACGCCCACTACAACAGCCCCTCAACCGCTTCTTGACCCTCAGCCGGTCAACCCGGACAATCCGAGCCGGCTTTACGCCCTTCCTGACGGTTACAGAGCCCCCGGGGGGGATTTGCGCGCCGCCTACGGCAGCCTGGCCCGCGGCAGCAGCGCCCTCCACGGCTACTGGCCAAATCCAAACTTCCAACCCGGGGCGCATTTCACGCTGCCCTTCCTGAGAGACGGTTACACTCCGGCGGGGTTCAGCAAGCCGACGGGCGACGACGGCCTCGGGGACCAGTCGGATAACCCCGCGGACATGAGGAACGACCACCCGGCGGCGACTTACGCCACCTTGGGGGGGATTCACAACTTCAGGCCCATCACCACCATGGAGCTCCTCAGGGAGCCGTCCAGGACCAG AAGTGGCTACGACGAAGCCTTCATGGCGCAGCTGGAGGGCAACCTGAACCCGTTCTTCCAGGCCATGGTCCGAGCGCAGACCCTGCAGTTCCCCCACAAGCGCAGCAGCATGGTGAGCCTGGACAGCATCCGCAGGGACCCCCGCTGGAGGGACCCCAACTTGCACGAGGTCATCTCCATGCTGGGACACCCCATGGACCCGGTCAAGTCCAACGCCGCCGCCTACCTGCAGCACCTGTGCTATGAGAACGACCGCATCAAGCAGGAGGTGCGGCAGTTGAACGGGGTGCCCATGCTGGTGGACCTGCTGGACCACCCCAAAGCCGAAGTCCACCGCAAGGCCTGTGGGGCCCTGCGGAATATTTCCTACGGGAAGGATCACAACAATAAAATGACTATCAAGAACTGTGACGGCATCCAGGCTTTGGTCCGACTGCTGAGGAAGACGGGCAGCATGGAGGTCAAAGAGTTAGTCACAG GCACGCTTTGGAACCTGTCGTCGCACGAGCCCCTGAAGATGACGGTCATCAACCACGGCCTGCAAACGCTCAACGAAGAAATCATCATCCCCCACTCGGGTTGGAGGCGAGAAGCGGGCGACCCGTCCAAGCGGCACAGCGCCGAGTGGACCATCGTCTTCAAGAACACATCGGGTTGTCTGCG GAACGTCAGCTCGGATGGAGCCGAGGCCCGACAGCGGCTGAGGGAGTGCGAGGGGCTCGTGGATGCGCTCCTGCACGCCCTCCACTCGGCTGTGGTCAACAAGGACACGGACAACAAG TCGGTGGAGAACTGCGTGTGCATCCTGCGAAACCTTTCCTACCACGTGCACAAGGAGGTGGCGGGCGTGGAGCGCCTGCAGGAGCCTCACGTCACGCAGCTCATGAAGTCCGTGGCGCCGCACCGGAAGAAGAACCATGAGCCCGACTGCTTCGGAGGCAAAAGGCCCAAAG AAGAATGGTTCAGCCATG GTTTGAAGATGCTGTACCAGCCTGAGGTGGTGAGGCTTTACCTGTCTCTGCTCGGCTGCAGTCACAACGCCAACACCTTGGAAGCGGCCGCCGGAGCCCTGCAGAACCTCGCCGCCGGACACTGGACC TGGTCCAGCTACATTCGAGCCACGGTGCGAAAAGAGAAGGGTCTGCCCATCCTGGTGGAGCTGCTGCGCTCTGACGTGGACAAAGTGGTGCGAGCGGTCGCCATCGCTCTCCGTAACCTGGCAATGGACAGACGGAATAAAGACCTGATAG GCAGCTACGCTTTGAGGGACCTGGTGGCCAACCTGCCGTGCGGCCAGCAGCGACCAGCCAAAAATCTGGAAGGGGACACGGTGGTGTCGCTCCTCAACACCATCCACGAGATCATCAGCGACAGCCAGGAGAACGCGAGGGCGCTCATCCACGGACACGCCATCCAGAAACTGGTGGCCATCAGCAGGTCGAG cCAATCAACACGTGAAAGCCGGGCTGCCTCCCACGTGCTTCAGACCATCTGGGCCTACAAGGACCTGAGGAATACCCTCAACAAGGCGGGCTGGAATAAAAGCCACTTTAAG CCGACAGCAACCGCGGTGACAAAAAAATCCAAGAGTGCGAAGCAAAGCGGCGACGACATCACGTTGCCTCTCATGGACAAATCCCAAG atgtATTTTCCAGTAGTTTAGAGCCAAACGACAGAGTGGAAGATGGAATTGGACCTGTTGTTGAAAGAGACCCTGTCGCG GCGATAAGCGAGAGGAAACACTTCATCCGAGCTGGCAGGCCCGCCGTGGGCCTCATGGATAACAAACCTCCGCCGCTGGACTCGTGGGTGTGA
- the LOC144033918 gene encoding splicing regulator ARVCF-like isoform X2 gives MPAQVKEEQSSEGPPALSPSQEAKHVAADPPSAAATNNNNNNDEVDTSVASAMTSTNDSSTEADTPLQADVEELKAVDNEVVQTPDELQHENRHPSDPPVRLEEKPPAEEPIPHTEPSHTPTTTAPQPLLDPQPVNPDNPSRLYALPDGYRAPGGDLRAAYGSLARGSSALHGYWPNPNFQPGAHFTLPFLRDGYTPAGFSKPTGDDGLGDQSDNPADMRNDHPAATYATLGGIHNFRPITTMELLREPSRTSGYDEAFMAQLEGNLNPFFQAMVRAQTLQFPHKRSSMVSLDSIRRDPRWRDPNLHEVISMLGHPMDPVKSNAAAYLQHLCYENDRIKQEVRQLNGVPMLVDLLDHPKAEVHRKACGALRNISYGKDHNNKMTIKNCDGIQALVRLLRKTGSMEVKELVTGTLWNLSSHEPLKMTVINHGLQTLNEEIIIPHSGWRREAGDPSKRHSAEWTIVFKNTSGCLRNVSSDGAEARQRLRECEGLVDALLHALHSAVVNKDTDNKSVENCVCILRNLSYHVHKEVAGVERLQEPHVTQLMKSVAPHRKKNHEPDCFGGKRPKEEWFSHGLKMLYQPEVVRLYLSLLGCSHNANTLEAAAGALQNLAAGHWTWSSYIRATVRKEKGLPILVELLRSDVDKVVRAVAIALRNLAMDRRNKDLIGSYALRDLVANLPCGQQRPAKNLEGDTVVSLLNTIHEIISDSQENARALIHGHAIQKLVAISRSSQSTRESRAASHVLQTIWAYKDLRNTLNKAGWNKSHFKPTATAVTKKSKSAKQSGDDITLPLMDKSQDVFSSSLEPNDRVEDGIGPVVERDPVAAISERKHFIRAGRPAVGLMDNKPPPLDSWV, from the exons ATGCCTGCACAAGTCAAGGAG GAGCAGAGCTCAGAGGGGCCTCCCGCATTGTCGCCCTCGCAGGAGGCCAAGCACGTGGCGGCGGATCCGCCGTCCGCCGCCgccaccaacaacaacaacaacaacgacgaAGTGGACACGTCGGTCGCTTCCGCCATGACGTCCACCAACGACAGCTCCACCGAGGCTGACACGCCTCTGCAGGCTGACGTCGAG GAGTTGAAAGCGGTCGATAACGAAGTTGTCCAGACGCCAGACGAATTGCAGCACGAGAACCGGCATCCGTCGGACCCGCCGGTCCGACTAGAAGAAAAACCCCCGGCAGAGGAACCGATTCCTCACACCGAACCTTCTCACACGCCCACTACAACAGCCCCTCAACCGCTTCTTGACCCTCAGCCGGTCAACCCGGACAATCCGAGCCGGCTTTACGCCCTTCCTGACGGTTACAGAGCCCCCGGGGGGGATTTGCGCGCCGCCTACGGCAGCCTGGCCCGCGGCAGCAGCGCCCTCCACGGCTACTGGCCAAATCCAAACTTCCAACCCGGGGCGCATTTCACGCTGCCCTTCCTGAGAGACGGTTACACTCCGGCGGGGTTCAGCAAGCCGACGGGCGACGACGGCCTCGGGGACCAGTCGGATAACCCCGCGGACATGAGGAACGACCACCCGGCGGCGACTTACGCCACCTTGGGGGGGATTCACAACTTCAGGCCCATCACCACCATGGAGCTCCTCAGGGAGCCGTCCAGGACCAG TGGCTACGACGAAGCCTTCATGGCGCAGCTGGAGGGCAACCTGAACCCGTTCTTCCAGGCCATGGTCCGAGCGCAGACCCTGCAGTTCCCCCACAAGCGCAGCAGCATGGTGAGCCTGGACAGCATCCGCAGGGACCCCCGCTGGAGGGACCCCAACTTGCACGAGGTCATCTCCATGCTGGGACACCCCATGGACCCGGTCAAGTCCAACGCCGCCGCCTACCTGCAGCACCTGTGCTATGAGAACGACCGCATCAAGCAGGAGGTGCGGCAGTTGAACGGGGTGCCCATGCTGGTGGACCTGCTGGACCACCCCAAAGCCGAAGTCCACCGCAAGGCCTGTGGGGCCCTGCGGAATATTTCCTACGGGAAGGATCACAACAATAAAATGACTATCAAGAACTGTGACGGCATCCAGGCTTTGGTCCGACTGCTGAGGAAGACGGGCAGCATGGAGGTCAAAGAGTTAGTCACAG GCACGCTTTGGAACCTGTCGTCGCACGAGCCCCTGAAGATGACGGTCATCAACCACGGCCTGCAAACGCTCAACGAAGAAATCATCATCCCCCACTCGGGTTGGAGGCGAGAAGCGGGCGACCCGTCCAAGCGGCACAGCGCCGAGTGGACCATCGTCTTCAAGAACACATCGGGTTGTCTGCG GAACGTCAGCTCGGATGGAGCCGAGGCCCGACAGCGGCTGAGGGAGTGCGAGGGGCTCGTGGATGCGCTCCTGCACGCCCTCCACTCGGCTGTGGTCAACAAGGACACGGACAACAAG TCGGTGGAGAACTGCGTGTGCATCCTGCGAAACCTTTCCTACCACGTGCACAAGGAGGTGGCGGGCGTGGAGCGCCTGCAGGAGCCTCACGTCACGCAGCTCATGAAGTCCGTGGCGCCGCACCGGAAGAAGAACCATGAGCCCGACTGCTTCGGAGGCAAAAGGCCCAAAG AAGAATGGTTCAGCCATG GTTTGAAGATGCTGTACCAGCCTGAGGTGGTGAGGCTTTACCTGTCTCTGCTCGGCTGCAGTCACAACGCCAACACCTTGGAAGCGGCCGCCGGAGCCCTGCAGAACCTCGCCGCCGGACACTGGACC TGGTCCAGCTACATTCGAGCCACGGTGCGAAAAGAGAAGGGTCTGCCCATCCTGGTGGAGCTGCTGCGCTCTGACGTGGACAAAGTGGTGCGAGCGGTCGCCATCGCTCTCCGTAACCTGGCAATGGACAGACGGAATAAAGACCTGATAG GCAGCTACGCTTTGAGGGACCTGGTGGCCAACCTGCCGTGCGGCCAGCAGCGACCAGCCAAAAATCTGGAAGGGGACACGGTGGTGTCGCTCCTCAACACCATCCACGAGATCATCAGCGACAGCCAGGAGAACGCGAGGGCGCTCATCCACGGACACGCCATCCAGAAACTGGTGGCCATCAGCAGGTCGAG cCAATCAACACGTGAAAGCCGGGCTGCCTCCCACGTGCTTCAGACCATCTGGGCCTACAAGGACCTGAGGAATACCCTCAACAAGGCGGGCTGGAATAAAAGCCACTTTAAG CCGACAGCAACCGCGGTGACAAAAAAATCCAAGAGTGCGAAGCAAAGCGGCGACGACATCACGTTGCCTCTCATGGACAAATCCCAAG atgtATTTTCCAGTAGTTTAGAGCCAAACGACAGAGTGGAAGATGGAATTGGACCTGTTGTTGAAAGAGACCCTGTCGCG GCGATAAGCGAGAGGAAACACTTCATCCGAGCTGGCAGGCCCGCCGTGGGCCTCATGGATAACAAACCTCCGCCGCTGGACTCGTGGGTGTGA